Proteins co-encoded in one Campylobacter ornithocola genomic window:
- a CDS encoding chemotaxis response regulator CheY produces MKLLVVDDSSTMRRIIKNTLVRLGHKDVLEAEHGVEAWDLLSQNDDIKILITDWNMPEMNGLELVKKVRAEEKYTDMPIIMVTTEGGKAEVITALKAGVNNYIVKPFTPQVLKEKLEDVLGTNEG; encoded by the coding sequence GTGAAGTTATTAGTAGTTGATGATAGTTCTACCATGAGAAGAATAATCAAAAATACTCTTGTGAGATTAGGTCATAAAGATGTTTTAGAAGCCGAACATGGAGTTGAGGCTTGGGACTTACTTTCACAAAATGATGATATTAAAATTTTAATTACTGACTGGAATATGCCTGAAATGAATGGTTTGGAACTAGTAAAAAAAGTAAGAGCGGAAGAAAAATACACTGATATGCCTATTATCATGGTAACTACAGAAGGTGGTAAGGCAGAAGTTATCACGGCTTTAAAAGCGGGTGTAAACAACTATATTGTAAAGCCTTTTACACCTCAAGTATTAAAAGAAAAACTTGAAGATGTTTTAGGAACAAACGAAGGTTGA
- a CDS encoding 50S ribosomal protein L11 methyltransferase, with the protein MQTYYYELFFQTDKEYLDLFLDLIFSLDIDAIEEKDNGIYIRSEEDLELIQTALLNFHQKLCENLNTHIHFHSTLEKKENKNWIEEYKKGIQALTIGNIHIHTTWQEAKQDKINIIIDPALAFGSGHHESTYTCIEFLQKYADSSKFCLDVGCGSGILSIIMAKLGAKVQACDTDELAILASKENAKLNQVSFDDIWVGSINKSLHKYDIVVANIIADILIILEKDLKDKTKKGGILILSGILNKYEERIKDKFKDLTLLECKYKGEWLSLAYKKETK; encoded by the coding sequence ATGCAAACATATTATTACGAACTTTTTTTTCAAACAGACAAGGAATATTTAGATTTATTCCTTGATCTTATTTTTTCTCTAGATATAGATGCCATAGAAGAAAAAGACAATGGTATTTACATACGCTCAGAAGAAGACTTAGAACTCATTCAAACAGCCTTACTAAATTTTCATCAAAAATTATGTGAAAATTTAAATACTCATATTCATTTTCATTCTACTTTAGAAAAAAAAGAAAATAAAAATTGGATAGAAGAATATAAAAAAGGAATACAAGCTTTAACCATTGGCAATATCCATATACACACTACTTGGCAAGAAGCTAAACAAGACAAAATCAATATTATTATAGATCCTGCCTTAGCTTTTGGTTCGGGACATCACGAAAGTACTTATACTTGTATAGAATTTTTACAAAAATATGCAGATAGTTCCAAATTTTGCTTAGATGTAGGTTGTGGAAGTGGAATTTTAAGCATCATCATGGCAAAACTTGGAGCCAAAGTGCAAGCTTGTGATACTGATGAATTAGCTATACTTGCAAGCAAAGAAAATGCGAAATTAAATCAAGTTTCATTTGATGATATTTGGGTAGGTTCTATTAATAAAAGCTTACATAAATATGATATAGTTGTAGCAAATATCATTGCTGATATTTTAATCATACTAGAGAAAGATCTTAAAGATAAAACTAAAAAAGGTGGGATTTTGATCTTATCTGGTATCTTAAATAAATATGAAGAAAGAATTAAAGATAAATTCAAAGATCTAACTTTGTTAGAATGTAAATACAAAGGAGAATGGTTGAGTTTAGCTTACAAAAAGGAAACAAAATAA
- the ftsH gene encoding ATP-dependent zinc metalloprotease FtsH, whose protein sequence is MNKKPNDSKDNSNNNGFFNKNPIFIFAIFAIVMILLFKGFSDDGSMGIMGGENTKKVTYSELKTLIENNQIAQVNIGQTTIKAVSKAGNMVYLTKKVPNDATFVPLLDSKGVSYGAFNESNWFIDILLSWVLPVFIFFGIWMFLASRMQKNMGGSILGIGSSKKLVNSEKPKVKFNDVAGVEEAKEEVKEIVDFLKYPERYINLGAKIPKGLLLVGPPGTGKTLLAKAVAGEADVPFFSVSGSSFIEMFVGVGASRVRDLFENAKKEAPAIVFIDEIDAIGKSRAASGMMGGNDEREQTLNQLLAEMDGFGTESSPVIVLAATNRPEVLDAALLRPGRFDRQVLVDKPDFKGRCDILKVHMKDVKISPEVKVEDIARLTAGLAGADLANIINEAALLAGRDSKKHVEQKDLVEAVERAIAGLEKKSRRINDKEKKIVTYHECGHALIAETTKGAKKVSKVSVIPRGLAALGYTLNTPEENKFLMQKHELLAEVDVLLGGRAAEEIFIKEISTGASNDLERATDIIKAMISMYGMSEIAGLMVLEKQRNTFLSGGQTIKDYSDKMAQDLDEYVKKTLDERYAGVKEILKTYSGAIEVMVQALYEEETIDGTKVREIIKNYEEENNLPTRLEEKEQEATKEN, encoded by the coding sequence ATGAATAAAAAACCAAACGATTCAAAAGATAATTCAAATAATAATGGCTTTTTCAATAAAAACCCCATTTTTATTTTTGCTATTTTTGCTATCGTGATGATTCTTTTATTTAAAGGATTTTCTGATGATGGTAGCATGGGCATTATGGGTGGGGAAAACACTAAAAAAGTTACTTATTCTGAATTAAAAACTTTAATTGAAAATAATCAAATTGCTCAAGTTAATATAGGTCAAACCACTATAAAAGCTGTATCTAAAGCAGGAAATATGGTATACCTTACTAAAAAAGTTCCAAATGATGCTACTTTTGTACCTTTACTTGATTCAAAAGGTGTTTCTTATGGTGCATTTAATGAAAGTAATTGGTTTATAGACATCTTACTTTCTTGGGTTTTACCGGTATTTATTTTCTTTGGCATATGGATGTTTTTAGCTTCTCGCATGCAAAAAAATATGGGCGGATCTATACTTGGTATAGGAAGTTCTAAAAAACTTGTAAATTCAGAAAAACCAAAGGTTAAATTTAATGATGTTGCAGGTGTTGAGGAGGCAAAAGAAGAAGTTAAAGAAATTGTTGATTTTTTAAAATATCCTGAAAGATACATCAATCTTGGGGCAAAAATTCCAAAAGGACTTTTGCTTGTAGGCCCTCCAGGTACAGGTAAAACTTTACTTGCAAAAGCAGTAGCAGGCGAAGCTGATGTGCCATTTTTTAGCGTATCAGGTTCGTCTTTTATAGAAATGTTTGTGGGCGTTGGAGCTAGTAGAGTTAGAGATTTGTTTGAAAATGCCAAAAAAGAAGCTCCAGCTATTGTATTTATTGATGAAATTGATGCTATAGGTAAATCACGTGCAGCAAGTGGTATGATGGGTGGTAATGATGAAAGAGAGCAAACCCTAAATCAACTTTTAGCTGAAATGGATGGTTTTGGTACCGAAAGCTCACCGGTAATTGTTCTAGCAGCAACAAATCGTCCCGAAGTACTTGATGCAGCATTACTTAGACCAGGACGTTTTGATAGACAAGTTTTAGTAGATAAACCTGATTTTAAAGGTAGATGCGATATTTTAAAAGTTCATATGAAAGATGTTAAAATTTCACCTGAAGTAAAAGTAGAAGATATCGCAAGATTAACAGCAGGACTTGCAGGTGCTGATTTAGCAAATATCATTAACGAAGCGGCCTTACTTGCAGGTAGAGATTCTAAAAAACATGTGGAACAAAAAGACTTAGTTGAAGCGGTAGAAAGAGCTATAGCGGGACTTGAGAAAAAATCGCGTAGAATTAATGACAAAGAGAAAAAAATCGTAACTTACCATGAATGTGGTCATGCTTTAATAGCTGAAACCACAAAAGGTGCTAAAAAAGTAAGTAAAGTTTCTGTTATACCACGCGGTTTAGCGGCTTTAGGATATACACTTAACACTCCTGAAGAAAATAAATTTTTAATGCAAAAACACGAGCTTTTAGCCGAAGTTGATGTACTTTTAGGTGGACGTGCTGCTGAAGAAATTTTCATTAAAGAAATTTCAACAGGTGCAAGCAATGACCTTGAACGAGCAACCGATATCATTAAAGCTATGATTTCTATGTATGGTATGAGTGAAATAGCTGGTTTAATGGTACTTGAAAAACAAAGGAATACTTTCTTGAGTGGAGGGCAAACCATCAAAGATTATTCTGATAAAATGGCACAAGATTTAGATGAATATGTAAAGAAAACTCTAGATGAACGCTATGCAGGCGTAAAAGAAATTTTAAAAACTTATAGTGGCGCTATAGAAGTAATGGTGCAAGCACTTTATGAAGAAGAAACCATTGATGGTACTAAAGTGAGAGAGATTATTAAAAATTATGAAGAAGAAAATAATCTTCCAACACGCTTAGAAGAAAAAGAGCAAGAAGCTACTAAGGAAAACTAA
- a CDS encoding phosphatidylserine decarboxylase, whose product MKTNFITKTGWNLLILLAIVFVIAQLIWGFSWLLWCIFILFVYLFRVSKINYIADPNTIVAPIEGKIKCIKTSSYRELGECIEVQIINNIFSQGNIIAPLDMDIEETRVRHGLFLCPFMKNTNLMSERMLFLARSKGKQWALRIIFGALNRKAHIDDFGHHLNHGQSIGFMFDGSVSLLLPKDTRICINENDKVRIGALIGYLNP is encoded by the coding sequence ATGAAAACAAATTTTATTACAAAAACTGGTTGGAATTTACTCATACTTCTAGCTATAGTTTTTGTAATAGCTCAACTTATATGGGGATTTTCTTGGCTTTTATGGTGTATTTTTATACTTTTTGTCTATCTTTTTAGGGTTAGTAAAATTAATTACATAGCAGATCCAAATACTATTGTGGCACCTATAGAAGGAAAAATAAAATGCATTAAAACAAGCTCATATAGAGAGCTTGGCGAATGCATAGAAGTACAAATTATTAATAATATTTTCTCTCAAGGAAATATTATAGCTCCACTTGATATGGATATAGAAGAAACTAGAGTAAGACATGGACTTTTTTTATGTCCATTTATGAAAAATACAAATTTAATGAGTGAAAGAATGTTATTTTTAGCTCGCTCTAAAGGTAAACAATGGGCTTTACGTATAATTTTTGGAGCTTTAAATAGAAAAGCTCATATTGATGATTTTGGTCATCATTTAAACCATGGGCAAAGTATAGGTTTTATGTTTGATGGTAGTGTAAGTTTATTACTTCCAAAAGATACTAGAATTTGTATAAATGAAAATGATAAAGTACGTATTGGTGCATTGATAGGATATTTAAATCCATGA
- the pssA gene encoding CDP-diacylglycerol--serine O-phosphatidyltransferase, whose product MNFKLIYILPNLFTAASIFLGIISVIASINQNFDRALIYIILSLICDGLDGRVARATNSTSKFGVEFDSLADIIAFGVAPAMLFYMSIGYEYGRFGSLIAGLFVVFGAIRLARFNITTGTYEPSVFIGLPIPTAAVVSALWVSAYLYYDFLHDFSLVIVCIQILLAFLMVSNIRYPSFKKIDLKRANVLKVLILLVILFSMLYLYFLESALIVASLYVLYGIIRSFFTLARKFKKD is encoded by the coding sequence ATGAATTTTAAACTAATTTATATTTTACCAAATCTTTTTACTGCTGCTTCCATATTTTTAGGAATCATTTCAGTAATAGCTTCTATTAATCAAAACTTTGATAGGGCATTGATTTATATCATTTTATCATTAATCTGTGATGGCTTAGATGGTCGTGTAGCAAGAGCTACAAATTCTACCTCCAAATTTGGAGTTGAATTTGATTCTTTAGCCGATATAATAGCTTTTGGTGTTGCACCTGCTATGCTTTTTTATATGAGTATAGGTTATGAATATGGTCGTTTTGGTTCATTAATAGCAGGCTTATTTGTAGTTTTTGGAGCTATACGTTTAGCAAGATTTAATATCACCACAGGAACTTATGAACCTTCAGTTTTTATAGGATTACCTATACCAACGGCTGCAGTTGTAAGTGCTCTATGGGTAAGTGCTTATTTATATTATGATTTTTTACATGATTTTTCTTTAGTGATAGTGTGTATTCAAATACTTTTAGCTTTTTTAATGGTAAGCAATATAAGATACCCGAGTTTTAAAAAAATCGATCTAAAACGTGCAAATGTTTTGAAAGTACTTATTCTTTTGGTAATTTTATTTTCTATGCTTTATTTATATTTTTTAGAAAGTGCATTGATTGTTGCTAGCTTATATGTACTTTATGGAATTATACGTAGTTTTTTTACTCTAGCACGTAAATTTAAAAAAGACTAA
- a CDS encoding DNA methylase yields the protein MQIYASIDLKSFYASAECILRNLDPLTTNLIVADELRTDKTIILAVSPALKVYNIPSRLRLFEFKQKIHSINQERLKQTQKHHFKAKSFNTLELENDLNLELDYIIAKPRMATYIEFSTKIYSIYLKYFDAKDIHIYSIDEVFIDLSSYLEKYKLSAYELLTKILLDVLHTSKITATAGIGTNLYLAKIAMDILAKRQKVDENGLLIAFLDEKLYRYKLWQHKPLKDFWRIGKGIALKLANLNIHTMGDLARFSLKHEALLYKHFGINAELLIDHAWGIETCTMKDIKNYKSQNHSKVMAKVLPFAYDNNQAIKVLKELVDHLVLELIQNNLKTNHITLDIQYDKSNLENSNLLASYKGAITKDNYGRIIPKNAHGSMNLENFTHSLKIINKKSLELFYKISNKNLSVRKISLSLNNITDKPQENYQELNLFSDFNAILQEKNQLAKEEKLQKARLQIMQKFGKKAILKASSLDNETKEIASLIGGHNA from the coding sequence ATGCAAATTTATGCTTCTATTGATTTAAAATCTTTTTATGCTTCAGCTGAATGTATTTTAAGAAATTTAGATCCTTTAACAACAAATCTTATTGTAGCAGATGAGTTAAGAACAGACAAAACCATTATACTGGCAGTTTCCCCCGCATTAAAAGTTTACAATATACCTAGTAGATTAAGACTTTTTGAGTTTAAACAAAAAATTCACTCAATCAACCAAGAAAGATTAAAACAAACTCAAAAACACCACTTCAAGGCCAAAAGTTTTAATACATTAGAACTTGAAAATGATTTAAATTTAGAATTAGATTACATCATCGCTAAGCCTAGAATGGCTACTTATATAGAATTTAGTACAAAAATATATAGCATTTATTTAAAGTATTTTGACGCTAAAGATATCCACATATATTCTATTGACGAAGTTTTTATTGATCTTAGTTCTTATCTTGAAAAATATAAACTTTCAGCTTATGAGTTGCTTACTAAAATCTTGCTTGATGTTTTACACACAAGTAAAATCACCGCAACAGCTGGTATAGGTACAAATTTATATTTAGCTAAAATTGCCATGGATATACTTGCTAAAAGACAAAAAGTAGATGAAAATGGTTTGCTTATAGCCTTTTTAGATGAAAAATTATATAGATATAAATTATGGCAACACAAGCCTTTAAAAGATTTTTGGCGTATAGGTAAAGGTATTGCCTTAAAACTTGCAAATTTAAACATTCACACTATGGGAGATCTTGCAAGATTTTCTTTAAAACACGAAGCTTTACTTTATAAACACTTTGGTATTAATGCTGAACTTTTAATTGATCATGCATGGGGTATTGAAACTTGCACGATGAAAGATATTAAAAACTACAAATCACAAAATCATTCTAAAGTCATGGCCAAGGTTTTACCTTTTGCATACGATAATAATCAAGCAATAAAAGTTTTAAAAGAACTTGTCGATCATTTAGTACTTGAACTTATACAAAATAACCTTAAAACAAACCATATCACGCTAGATATACAATATGATAAAAGCAATTTAGAAAATTCAAACCTTTTAGCTTCTTATAAAGGAGCTATTACTAAAGATAATTATGGAAGAATCATACCTAAAAATGCTCATGGAAGTATGAATTTAGAAAATTTCACTCATTCTTTAAAAATCATCAATAAAAAATCCTTGGAGCTTTTTTACAAAATCAGCAATAAAAACTTAAGCGTTAGAAAAATTAGCCTAAGTTTAAATAATATCACAGATAAACCACAAGAAAATTATCAAGAATTAAATTTATTTAGTGATTTTAATGCAATTTTACAAGAAAAAAATCAACTTGCAAAAGAAGAAAAACTCCAAAAAGCAAGACTTCAAATCATGCAAAAATTTGGCAAAAAGGCTATTTTAAAAGCCTCGAGTTTAGATAATGAAACCAAAGAAATTGCTTCTTTAATAGGAGGTCATAATGCGTGA
- the ciaB gene encoding invasion protein CiaB produces MNDFKQIAKIVKNRKQNINSLYNILQTNQSHPLIDRALELANLENEKSNVLAMLRRLVDLKEENLVQELEKKGLNEDEISQIKYKVFSLVRAFYEVEHQDLIDEIKSKNLLDEFYLALVQGVHNIGVVMNSFEFVWSKQILDTNNKILKEQFPNLSDALEFLKQNELYQLNQDGEICERSYGALVKIGTLWRFLPYAKAFENEVLKLEYEFDKLLEKLRNCALDDEKNAYIDYIEKLKFAFCEKDNNEVVKKWQEAELAWMKVKCPLQIGHPLEYYEDSYTHAVALEWDIRLEDVSDFNGSEFKDKIKESFAMVYANLDEEDEALFDEVNFNLEKTQLYICMPMIFYGAELKGLFSAQVVPNDEYVSNMAGKKIFAFLNYVYENAKTKPFMKLSSMVFEKEFLDYGREILFYNEKLWKRIYEVSTIGHEFGHIFFVANDSEKKMNESGVFKNIEEFKATAGGLVNFFLHEEDDLKLPVFYELIKRAIGLIAWQRVEEVKPYYTEGLIHLSLLFKSGVLSFTNEKLNIKFDEEAYEAFKAVFMQNYYKLARHYMLKEDAKNYLDEFCVLEDEVFLPLDEECKEFVKYYYELHKLYGNEIDESGEFEKYSNAK; encoded by the coding sequence ATGAATGATTTTAAGCAAATAGCAAAAATTGTGAAAAATAGGAAACAAAATATCAATAGTCTTTACAATATACTTCAAACTAATCAAAGTCATCCTTTGATAGATAGGGCTTTAGAACTAGCTAACCTTGAAAATGAGAAAAGCAATGTTTTGGCAATGTTGCGTCGTTTGGTGGATTTAAAAGAGGAAAATTTAGTCCAAGAACTTGAGAAAAAAGGTTTGAATGAAGATGAAATTTCCCAAATAAAATATAAAGTTTTTTCTTTAGTAAGAGCCTTTTATGAAGTAGAACATCAAGATTTAATCGATGAGATAAAAAGTAAAAATTTACTTGATGAGTTTTATTTGGCTTTGGTTCAAGGTGTGCATAATATAGGCGTAGTGATGAATTCTTTTGAATTTGTTTGGAGTAAACAAATTTTAGATACAAATAATAAAATCTTAAAAGAACAATTTCCAAATTTAAGTGATGCATTGGAGTTTTTAAAGCAAAATGAGCTTTATCAGCTTAATCAAGATGGTGAAATTTGTGAAAGAAGTTATGGGGCTTTAGTGAAAATAGGAACTCTTTGGAGATTTTTACCTTATGCAAAGGCCTTTGAAAATGAAGTTTTAAAGCTTGAATATGAGTTTGATAAACTTTTAGAAAAACTAAGAAATTGTGCACTAGATGATGAAAAAAATGCTTATATTGATTATATAGAAAAATTAAAATTTGCTTTTTGCGAAAAAGATAATAATGAAGTAGTTAAAAAATGGCAAGAGGCAGAACTTGCATGGATGAAAGTAAAATGTCCATTGCAAATTGGTCACCCTTTGGAATACTATGAAGACTCTTATACGCATGCTGTGGCACTTGAATGGGATATACGTTTAGAAGATGTGAGCGATTTTAATGGGAGTGAGTTTAAGGATAAAATCAAAGAAAGCTTTGCAATGGTGTATGCAAATTTAGATGAAGAAGATGAAGCTTTGTTTGATGAGGTAAATTTTAATCTTGAAAAAACACAGCTTTATATTTGTATGCCTATGATTTTTTATGGGGCAGAGCTTAAAGGGCTTTTTTCTGCTCAAGTAGTGCCAAATGATGAATATGTAAGCAATATGGCAGGTAAAAAGATCTTTGCTTTTTTAAATTATGTTTATGAAAATGCAAAAACTAAACCTTTTATGAAACTTTCTTCTATGGTGTTTGAAAAAGAATTTTTAGATTATGGTAGAGAAATTTTATTTTATAATGAAAAATTATGGAAAAGAATTTATGAAGTTTCAACCATAGGCCATGAGTTTGGGCATATTTTCTTTGTGGCAAATGATAGCGAAAAGAAAATGAATGAAAGTGGTGTGTTTAAAAATATAGAAGAGTTTAAAGCTACTGCAGGTGGGCTTGTGAATTTCTTTTTACATGAAGAAGATGATTTAAAACTTCCTGTATTTTATGAGCTTATTAAAAGAGCTATAGGTTTGATCGCTTGGCAAAGAGTAGAGGAGGTTAAGCCTTATTATACCGAAGGTTTGATTCATTTGTCTTTATTGTTTAAATCAGGGGTACTATCTTTTACAAATGAGAAATTAAACATTAAATTTGATGAGGAAGCTTATGAGGCCTTTAAGGCTGTGTTTATGCAAAATTATTATAAGCTAGCAAGACATTATATGCTAAAAGAAGATGCTAAAAATTATTTAGATGAGTTTTGTGTTTTAGAAGATGAGGTGTTTTTACCACTTGATGAGGAGTGTAAGGAATTTGTAAAATACTACTATGAATTACACAAGCTTTATGGTAATGAAATCGATGAAAGCGGAGAGTTTGAAAAATACTCTAATGCAAAATAA
- a CDS encoding acyl-CoA thioesterase, with protein sequence MKDMGEPKLRVIAMPSNTNPAGNIFGGWIMSQIDLAGAIAARELSPQRVVTVAVDKIIFKEPIFVGDLVSCYAKIIKAGNTSITVEVEVVTQRANEYGRVYCMHVTSAIVTYVSVDKDGNKFPIDADLKRLHGF encoded by the coding sequence ATGAAAGATATGGGAGAACCTAAGCTAAGAGTTATAGCTATGCCAAGCAATACAAACCCTGCTGGTAATATCTTTGGTGGTTGGATCATGTCACAAATTGATCTAGCCGGAGCCATTGCCGCAAGAGAACTCTCTCCACAAAGAGTTGTTACGGTTGCGGTAGATAAAATCATTTTTAAAGAACCTATTTTCGTAGGAGATTTAGTATCTTGCTATGCAAAAATCATCAAAGCAGGCAATACTTCTATAACCGTAGAAGTAGAAGTAGTTACTCAAAGAGCTAATGAATATGGTCGTGTGTATTGTATGCATGTAACTTCAGCTATAGTAACTTATGTAAGCGTAGATAAAGATGGAAATAAATTTCCTATTGATGCAGATTTAAAAAGATTACACGGCTTTTGA
- a CDS encoding ribose-phosphate pyrophosphokinase, which produces MRGYKIFSGSANEEFAKKISKYLSLPLSNAGVKRFSDGEISIQIDESVRGKDVFIIQSTCAPTNDNLMELLIMTDALRRSSASSITAIIPYFGYARQDRKASPRVPITAKLVANLIESAGVDRVATIDLHAGQIQGFFDIPVDNLYGSIIFNDYIKNKNYKNPIIASPDIGGIARARSVAKALGLDIVIVDKRREKANESEVMNVIGDVKDKEVILVDDIIDTAGTIVKAAEVFKSKGAKSVIACCTHPVLSGVAYERIAKDVLDELVVTDTIPLKQQMDKIKVLSVAPIFGEVIRRVYHNESVNSLFV; this is translated from the coding sequence ATGCGTGGATATAAAATATTTTCTGGTTCAGCAAATGAAGAATTTGCTAAAAAAATCTCAAAATACCTTTCATTACCTCTAAGCAATGCAGGTGTAAAGCGTTTTAGTGATGGTGAAATTAGCATTCAAATAGATGAGAGTGTGCGCGGTAAAGATGTGTTTATCATTCAAAGTACTTGTGCTCCAACTAATGACAATCTCATGGAACTTTTAATCATGACTGATGCTTTGCGTCGCTCAAGTGCAAGCTCTATCACTGCTATTATCCCTTATTTTGGCTATGCTAGACAAGATAGAAAAGCAAGCCCCAGAGTACCAATTACAGCAAAATTAGTAGCAAATCTTATAGAATCAGCAGGAGTAGATAGAGTAGCTACCATAGACTTACATGCTGGACAAATTCAAGGCTTTTTTGATATACCTGTGGATAATCTTTATGGAAGTATTATTTTTAATGATTATATCAAAAATAAAAACTATAAAAATCCTATCATTGCAAGTCCTGACATAGGTGGTATTGCAAGAGCTAGAAGCGTAGCAAAAGCTTTAGGACTTGATATAGTTATAGTAGATAAAAGACGCGAAAAGGCCAATGAAAGCGAAGTAATGAATGTCATCGGTGATGTAAAAGATAAAGAAGTGATTTTAGTAGATGATATCATCGATACAGCAGGAACCATAGTAAAAGCCGCTGAAGTATTTAAAAGCAAAGGTGCAAAGTCTGTTATAGCTTGCTGTACTCACCCTGTGCTTAGTGGTGTAGCTTATGAAAGGATAGCTAAAGACGTATTAGATGAGCTAGTAGTAACTGACACCATACCTTTAAAACAACAAATGGATAAAATCAAAGTCCTAAGCGTAGCACCTATTTTTGGTGAGGTAATACGTAGGGTTTATCACAATGAAAGTGTGAATTCTTTATTTGTATAA